A part of Dehalogenimonas sp. W genomic DNA contains:
- a CDS encoding DUF1015 domain-containing protein, with product MADVRPFKALRYDTQQQDVSALICPPYDVISPKQEEALLQSNPYNFVRIEFSKAQPGDDEQSNRYSRALSFLEQWIESGVLRQDDKPAYYLHEHTFEYEGKKSKRYGLFARIRLEEWDRMIVRPHERTLAGPKRDRIRLISTLEANTSPVFGLYHDPEGYIAGILAQIIDWPATAAFNGENGEYHRLWLIDDAVTVSAIEKGFASKPLYIADGHHRYESALAYCKESQVKSPELPLDAALKFVMMSLTDMSDPGMLILPTHRLVKGIAPTAINALSSSLAEFFNIERFSLTDSNVWAQLEPLLAEDSSRFFIYGLNGKELISLTEINHAQVEALMPGGHTKTYRGMDVSVVDHVVLEKILGMDAMDEERIDYDHDRSSTISRVDSGEFQLAFILKPVHPETIQSISDAMDKMPRKSTYFYPKIPSGVVLYRLKD from the coding sequence ATGGCCGACGTACGACCTTTTAAAGCATTGCGCTATGACACCCAGCAGCAGGATGTCAGCGCTTTGATTTGTCCGCCTTACGACGTGATCAGCCCGAAGCAGGAGGAAGCATTACTGCAATCCAACCCTTATAATTTCGTCAGAATAGAGTTTTCTAAAGCTCAACCCGGTGATGATGAGCAAAGCAACCGTTACAGCCGCGCGCTGAGTTTTCTGGAACAGTGGATTGAAAGCGGGGTACTGCGGCAGGACGATAAACCTGCCTATTATTTACACGAGCACACATTTGAATATGAAGGCAAAAAATCCAAAAGATACGGTTTGTTTGCCCGAATCAGGCTGGAGGAATGGGACCGGATGATCGTTCGCCCCCACGAACGTACGCTGGCCGGCCCTAAGCGTGATCGCATCCGCCTGATCAGCACTCTGGAGGCTAACACCAGTCCGGTTTTTGGCCTTTATCACGATCCGGAAGGATATATTGCCGGGATACTGGCTCAAATCATTGACTGGCCGGCAACAGCAGCGTTTAACGGCGAAAACGGAGAATACCACCGACTGTGGCTCATTGATGATGCCGTCACTGTTTCGGCGATTGAAAAAGGATTTGCTTCAAAACCACTGTATATTGCTGACGGCCACCACCGGTATGAGAGCGCACTGGCCTACTGTAAAGAAAGTCAGGTCAAAAGCCCGGAACTGCCGCTGGATGCCGCCCTGAAATTTGTAATGATGTCCTTGACCGACATGTCTGACCCGGGCATGCTGATACTGCCGACTCACCGACTGGTGAAGGGCATCGCCCCGACGGCCATAAATGCCCTATCTTCCAGTCTGGCGGAGTTTTTTAACATTGAGCGATTTTCCCTGACTGATTCAAATGTATGGGCACAACTGGAACCGTTACTGGCTGAGGACAGCTCCCGGTTTTTCATTTACGGCTTAAACGGTAAAGAATTAATCAGTCTGACAGAAATAAATCACGCACAGGTAGAAGCCCTGATGCCTGGCGGACATACCAAAACATATCGGGGGATGGATGTCAGCGTTGTTGATCATGTGGTGCTGGAAAAAATATTGGGTATGGATGCCATGGACGAGGAGCGCATCGATTACGATCACGACCGCAGTTCTACCATTTCCCGTGTTGATTCCGGTGAATTCCAGCTGGCCTTTATTTTGAAACCGGTTCATCCTGAAACCATTCAGTCTATTTCAGATGCCATGGACAAAATGCCGCGAAAAAGCACCTATTTTTACCCCAAAATACCGTCCGGAGTGGTTCTCTACCGTTTAAAGGATTAA
- a CDS encoding TrpB-like pyridoxal phosphate-dependent enzyme gives MEHTKYLLTEKEMPTSWYNIQADLPKPLAPAIHPGTMQPLGPADLAPLFPMELIMQEVSQERYIDIPGEVIDIYKAWRPTTLYRARALEKALDTPAKIFYKYEGSSPAGSHKPNTAVPQAFYNKKEGIKRLTTETGAGQWGSSMAFACCQFDIELKVYMVKVSYQQKPYRRMMMETWGAQCVPSPSPDTNSGRAALAEDPNSPGSLGLAISEAVEDAAPRADSHYSLGSVLNHVLMHQTVIGLESLKQMEMAGEYPDVVIGCVGGGSNFGGMALPFVHQNLTAGKNTRIIAVEPSSCPTLTKGKFAFDYGDVAAMAPIVKMFTLGHKFMPPPVHAGGLRYHGMSPIISHLYDLGLIEAKAVLQLPTFEAGIQFARTEGFISAPETNHAIRATIDEALRCRESGEKKVILFSHSGHGHFDLAAYDAYLSGKLADYEYPEALVESALKDLPQCLLG, from the coding sequence GTGGAACACACCAAGTATCTGCTAACTGAAAAGGAAATGCCGACCAGTTGGTACAACATCCAGGCTGATCTGCCCAAGCCTTTGGCTCCGGCTATTCACCCGGGCACAATGCAGCCGCTGGGGCCGGCGGATCTGGCTCCGTTATTTCCAATGGAACTGATCATGCAGGAGGTCTCTCAGGAGCGCTATATTGATATCCCGGGCGAGGTCATTGATATTTACAAGGCTTGGAGGCCGACCACACTATATCGCGCCCGTGCCCTGGAAAAGGCTCTGGATACACCCGCCAAAATATTTTACAAGTATGAAGGTTCCAGCCCGGCCGGCAGCCATAAGCCCAATACCGCCGTGCCCCAGGCTTTCTACAACAAAAAAGAGGGTATTAAGCGGTTAACCACCGAAACCGGTGCCGGACAATGGGGCAGTTCCATGGCCTTTGCCTGCTGTCAGTTTGACATTGAGCTTAAAGTTTATATGGTTAAGGTCAGTTATCAACAAAAGCCGTACCGGCGCATGATGATGGAAACGTGGGGAGCCCAATGTGTGCCCAGCCCCAGCCCGGACACCAATTCCGGTCGCGCAGCCCTGGCTGAGGACCCCAACAGCCCCGGCAGCCTGGGTCTGGCTATTTCGGAGGCTGTGGAAGACGCCGCACCGAGAGCTGATTCCCATTATTCCCTCGGCAGCGTTCTTAATCATGTGCTGATGCACCAGACGGTTATCGGATTGGAATCGCTGAAACAGATGGAAATGGCCGGCGAATATCCCGATGTAGTTATCGGTTGCGTCGGCGGCGGTTCCAACTTCGGCGGTATGGCCTTGCCTTTTGTTCATCAGAATCTGACCGCCGGCAAAAATACCCGCATCATCGCAGTGGAACCATCAAGCTGTCCCACCCTGACCAAGGGCAAGTTTGCCTTTGATTATGGCGATGTCGCTGCCATGGCGCCGATCGTGAAGATGTTCACACTGGGTCACAAATTCATGCCGCCGCCGGTTCATGCAGGCGGATTGCGTTACCACGGCATGTCGCCGATTATCAGCCATCTTTATGACCTCGGCCTGATAGAAGCAAAAGCCGTTCTTCAGTTACCGACCTTTGAAGCCGGGATCCAATTTGCCAGAACCGAAGGATTTATCAGTGCGCCGGAAACCAACCATGCCATCCGCGCTACCATTGATGAAGCCCTGAGATGCCGTGAGTCTGGTGAAAAGAAGGTCATCCTGTTCAGCCATTCCGGCCATGGTCATTTTGATCTGGCGGCCTACGATGCTTATCTGTCCGGTAAGCTGGCTGACTATGAATATCCGGAAGCGCTGGTAGAATCGGCGCTCAAGGATCTGCCCCAATGTCTGCTGGGCTAA